The Procambarus clarkii isolate CNS0578487 chromosome 56, FALCON_Pclarkii_2.0, whole genome shotgun sequence genome includes a region encoding these proteins:
- the LOC123770930 gene encoding claw keratin, whose amino-acid sequence MKVFWLVLESLVVVAALLLGPSRADPVPLALASPEPVALAYPDPLALAEPDPLALADPDPAADADPDAEADADPAADADPWGRRFGRHYGRRHHHHRGGYGYGGYRGYGGYGGYGGYGGYGGYGGYGGYGGYGGYGGYGGYYPYGGLGFGVYFG is encoded by the exons ATGAAGGTC TTTTGGTTGGTGTTGGAGTCGCTGGTGGTCGTGGCTGCCCTTCTGCTGGGTCCTAGCAGAGCAGACCCTGTACCCTTGGCCCTCGCTAGTCCGGAACCAGTGGCCCTGGCCTACCCGGATCCCCTCGCCCTGGCTGAACCTGATCCCCTCGCCCTGGCAGACCCTGATCCTGCCGCTGATGCAGACCCAGACGCTGAAGCCGATGCTGACCCTGCTGCTGACGCTGACCCCTGGGGTCGAAGATTTGGTCGCCATTATGGtcggcgccaccaccaccaccgtggtgGTTACGGCTACGGGGGCTACCGAGGCTACGGAGGCTACGGTGGCTACGGGGGCTATGGTGGCTATGGTGGCTATGGTGGCTACGGTGGCTATGGGGGCTATGGGGGCTACGGGGGCTACGGGGGCTATTATCCCTATGGTGGTCTTGGCTTCGGTGTTTACTTCGGATAA